One part of the Georgfuchsia toluolica genome encodes these proteins:
- a CDS encoding protein YgfX produces the protein MAAVRLPLSSQLPGRPKIDLTPVGGSPGRRSGLGAQLFLRLHPSRSAAAALILIHGLAVAAIAVSQFALAARILLLVLLAFSMARELWLHALRLGPGAVVALSLRGEGELELEYGDGRRIATRVDPSSTVWHWLMALRLRQERRSRSLFLLPDMLDDESWRRLSVQLRVGKLKG, from the coding sequence GTGGCGGCAGTGCGACTGCCACTATCAAGTCAATTGCCGGGCCGCCCCAAGATTGATCTGACCCCCGTGGGGGGCAGCCCGGGCCGAAGGTCGGGGCTGGGGGCGCAATTATTTCTTCGCTTGCATCCTTCCCGTTCAGCCGCCGCTGCACTGATCCTCATTCATGGTCTGGCCGTTGCGGCAATAGCCGTCAGCCAGTTCGCGCTGGCCGCCAGGATATTGCTGCTGGTGTTGCTGGCTTTCTCAATGGCGCGCGAATTGTGGTTGCATGCGCTGCGCTTGGGGCCCGGCGCGGTCGTTGCATTGAGCTTGCGTGGGGAGGGAGAACTGGAACTGGAATATGGCGACGGTCGCCGTATTGCAACCCGGGTTGATCCGTCCAGCACCGTATGGCATTGGCTGATGGCGCTGCGGCTGCGCCAGGAACGACGATCCCGCTCACTGTTTCTGTTGCCCGATATGCTGGATGATGAATCCTGGCGGCGTCTCTCGGTGCAGTTGCGTGTGGGGAAACTCAAAGGTTAA